A segment of the Elaeis guineensis isolate ETL-2024a chromosome 6, EG11, whole genome shotgun sequence genome:
TAGTTTTTGTGGTGAGCTGGTGGGAGTGGCTTGGTAACGGACGTTAGCGTGGTTTTGTTACGGCCACTTGTGGTCATATTCCAAGCCAACAACGACTCCTATTTATGTTATTCAATCAAGTAGATGGAAGGCCGTGATCTGGTATCCAGACCCAGCATCCCCGTATGGTGTCCGTTGCGGTCCTCCGTTGTCCAAATCCATCCTGAAGTGAATCAAATCGATTTAAATGGGCAGTATCTCCTGAACCTGACTCGAAAGCTGCACGTGCCCGACCTTGCCCGGTTCCGGCTGCCCCATCAAAACAATGTGCTGCTGCTTGGCCACGTGTCGGGCATCCGACGCCGCGATCCCCCTATCTCTTCGCTTCCCCGCCTATATCTTTTGATCGATAGACACAAGGGAGAGCGGCCGATcagtttattaatttatttaaaagagGGAGAGAACCGGGGGGGAGAGAGCGAGCGAGAGAGATGGTGTTGTTCTGCTTTCTGGTGGACCAGCGGCGGACGGTGAGGAGCAGCAAGCCGGCGGCGGGGATCTGCTCGCGGTGCGGGGGATGCGCCAGCGTCGCCGACATGGTCACGGCCACCCGCTTCTGCTGCGTCCCCGTCTATCGCCGCACCTGGCGGGCCATCATCTGTACCTTCTGCGGCGCCGTCCTCAAGTCCTACCgatgaaatagagagagagagagagagagagagagagagagattatgaGCAAACGCTTTGCACCTTGCCACTGCCAGGCACCAAGTATTTTGTTTTCTTACTCGCCTTTCCAGGGTGGCATGGGTGGGGCAGGATTGCTAGATATACGTACGTATGTAGGTCCATTAACAAAAGTCTTATTCATCATGTGGTTCTGTTGTGGTATCAACAACTTAATTTGTTTTCTAACTTTCTTTTTATTGATGGTATGGTACCTACAAATCACTAGgttacaaatttttattttccataAGCATTATAAAACGAAGCGAACATGCAGCGAATTAGGTAGCCTCACATGTGGGGAACCATACAAGTGAAGTAATTTGGAATTCCATTTTGTTGGGATCTTCCTAGTCGCGGAATTGTTACATTTTGATGCTAGTGGCTATATGGCgttaacccaaaaaaaaaaggtttttgaTAACTTCTTTGTCTACCTGGAACGAGATGCTACACCAAACAAGGGCTGGCCCTTGATTTAAGCCTCTCAATGGGATCGAATCATCTAAACATGTAGGTCGTTAGGTTGGATCTATTCAATGCTGCAGTGCCATCTCACTGTCTGATCCATGGACTTTCCTGCATGTAGAATGATGTGCCCATCTAACCAACAATTGGATGGAATTTTAAGACTGCAGTCCTCCCTCCATAATGTCTTATGTATACCGTATGATTCGAAATTCTTCGGATGATGATCTTTTGAATGGCAACAAATATCTACCAGAGTAATTGTCATGGAGGGCCACCACGTAAAGAGAGGATGCCACGGGAGCCCAACGGGGAAGGCGACCGGCCATGCGGCAATCAAGAGGGGGATATCCCATCATCACCTGGGGGTTCGGGTCgtatctttcgcatgaaagactgattgattttctttggtGAGGTGAACTGTTGGATCGCACTGTTGCACGATTCTCAAAGCACGGTGTCAGTTTCGTGACTTGTACCACGGATGGAACCGAGGGGTTGGAGTACTCTGAAAGATGTGCAAAATATGATTCAATGATTCATCTTGTGGACAAAGATCAACCATTCACAACCCCAATGCCATCCCATGGGTTTCGGGGGACGCGCATCCTAGTGCCATGGATCTCTCTTGTCACGGAAGGTTATCTGGATTGGCCCAGTGGTCCCAATGGCCATTTGGGGCGAATGAAGCCGTATGGGCCTGGTGAAGGGGGCTGCGGTCGTACAGGCCCATCGGGGGTGGTTGGGACTTGGGATGGAAGCAAATAGAGAGCGGTGGGGAAGGCTGAGAAGGAATGGCTCTTCCGCTCTGGTCTTGCGCACGAAGGAAGCCATTGGAAGGTTCCTCTGTTTGTCCTTCAGTTTTTCACATCAATGAATATCTCTAGCCTTGGTGCAAGTTTGGTGGTTATTTTACAGCTTGTGCCCAATATCTCCACTGGCTTTGGATGGGTGAAATTGCATCAAAAAAGAGTGATGCTTTTTGACGTACATGTTCCTAAGAAAATGGGATCCAAAGAGCAAGCTGTGATTCTACCAAAAGTTTATGCGTTGGAGAGGAAATGGGATTAAACTTTTGTCACAATAACATCACTTGCAATGCACGTGACTGACTGATTGAAAAGGACTGACAACAGTAATGGGTGGATGATATCATTGTCATGGGAGTTTGCCAATTGTAACCTCAATGCAAACGAActccacaaaagaaaaaaaaggtatgATGCCTCCATGAGAAATAGGAGAAGCTGCATTGGTGAGTCTTTCcccttctctctgttttttttttttaaatttaagggGGGATGGGAGGTAGCGATTTGCTTCCctgtttttattaaaaaatttaaaggatAGCAGTTACAATACAAAATACTAACAACAAAACACAGCAAAGAGAATCCACACTCTGTCTgatgaaaaaaaaacaaaaacttcAGACAATCAATCTCTACTGATTCCCCTCGGTATCAATGGACTGAGCAGAATTCGAAGGAACTGGCGGATCTCCAATAATCTCCCTTCACATATGCTTCCCCAGCTTATGAATGATTGGAGTGTCCTTTGCAGAACAATATTTATGGAAGagcatttttgaagaaaaatactgGAGTTCCATTCAAGCCAAATGAACGGAAACCTAAATATTTGGTTGCTACATTGCTGAATCCATGTATCTAAAATTGAAGTTGCTCAGGTTATATATGACTTTTAGAAGGTGAAATTGTGGTACACATTCATCATTAAAAACAACtattgtaataaaaaaaaaaaaaaaatcttttcttgtTGAGATTGAAAGTATTTTTATGTCGAGATTCGTGACCCTTTTGTCTTCACCATCATTGGTTCTATGGAGAGTACCTCAGCATAATTATGCAGACCATCCTGCATCTCTGCTCTAAGAAAAGGCTCTTTTCCTACAAGTATTCACTGTAATCCACCAATTTGTAATCCAATAATATATAATTACCAGCCAAGCTTCTCATATGACCTTTATCCACGGTAGGGATTGCGGGAAATTGTGATAAAATAATTATCTTAGCAGCTCAGCCTTTATAATGCTATGTTTAAAAAGAGCAGCTTAATTATAAGCAGTCAATGGAAGACGGTAAAAGAAACAAGACACAAGAAAGCCCCTAGTTTTCATCTTTTCAAAACTTCAATTTTGGCACCAACCATCGGCATCTTGGCGTAAAGCAACATGGACTTTAGACAAGCAAGAAAAATTGATCCATCCTTTACTCTTTTCCTCCAACTTTTCTTGAAGACATCTTTTATGAAATGATCAGGTTTTCAGCCTAAAAGCATCATTGATCCAAGAGTCAACGAGACTTCCTTTTCATTTATCTTATTGAAAGTTCGGTGGTCCTatgtttttttcttgaaaaaattagCAATGAGAAAGATAATAGAAAGAAAGTTCCAGCCTTTTGATCCGCTCGCTCCGGTTATTTGTGAGGTTTCGGGAGGCCATGTTCCACTCTTGCTCACTGCATGCCTTCCTTGCCTTTCTTTAAGACTCTCTAGTTGTTGACGCATGAGCTACGTCTCTACAAAGAGCTAGCAAAGAGTATTTTCAAAGCGTGGTTAcatgcactttttttttttttttttggataaaaagggAAGCAGCAGAGAACTACCACCCAATTTTTATTAGAAGAAAGGGTTATAAAAATATACAAGGTGAAAGAGACAGCTAAAGAATAGAAACAAAAAAATACACCAAAGGGGTAGGGTACCCAGCTCTCAGGTACAGATTTACCCATATCCCAACATTGGTCCAGGTAAAAGACCTATTATAAAACCCTCATAGAATAGGGGGCCACTTTAATATCCACTTTCAGCACACAGCTTGACCTGCAAAGGACACCTTCAAATCATCTAGTTTCTAATCGAAGGATATATCAGAGAAGAGAGTTTAGTGCAAAAAAAAACATAAgtatcaatcaatttttttttgcaaataaGCTCCCACCTAACAAATGCATGCAGAATTCTTAGCAAAACATAATAGATagggctattttttttgaaaaatattctattatttctttctttccagatttcTTAACACAAGGCAGCCATCAATTGATCCAacactttttctttctaatcTTGAAAATTTAGCTCTTCTCCATTTAGTCCAGAGACCACTATAAGATTTCAAACTATTAATGACGACtagttgccatcgctaatagtctactTGCCATCATTAATAATCTTACCATCGCTAATTCCATCATAACAGTTAATCTGAAAAAATCTGATCACTAAATatctttattagcgataaaaattatagccgtcactaataagactattagcgatggttttagaaatgaaaaaaatttcgttgctatttattttttaattcttaaattaatttttttaaaaaaattaaaaaatattagtgacagcATTTTGCGTGGCTAATGCTGTCACTTATAATTATTAGCAACCAACACTCCATCGCTAATGtcgtctctaatttttttcttaatttttaatttaaatattttttttaaaaaaatattaatgacgaTATTATCATcgttaataccatcgctaataagtattaacAACAGCAATATCCATCTCTaataccatcattaataattaattttatttttttaaaaaattaataataatattttttaaaatctgttttaattaatcacaatgaaTTAGGATTCCTAAtacctattataattaaaatccaaatataatatgacaatcaaaaattaaaaactaattatattatattaaaaatataaattatataattttttttacaaacagTATAAAAAAATACAATACGTCAAAAAAAAATCAGGTCCTATCTTTGTCgtcctccgcctcctcctcctgctcctctctagcAACTGGTGGATGAAAACCGGATGTTCCAGCAtcctgtaatgaaaaaaataaaacaatattaGTAAGTTTCGATACAGAGGTGTATCTTTCAATACGGAGGTATATCTTTTGATACACTTcttcgattctcgaacagattattcctatacattttatttgatgatataaAACTATAGACAGCCTCGATCCATTgattggatagttagattgaattctTAGCCCCTAAATCCCCTTCTtggactcaaacctaaatatatgaagtttctaaatatgaaaacttaaaataagtaaaaggatttagtaatataattacctgATGTGATGGCTGGGATGACGAGCTCAATCGGTTATGCAGCTGTGGATCCTGGAGAAGCTCCATGACCGTATCGCAGATGGCATTTGGGAGGCTTTGAGGTCTCTGCCTTAGAAGTCTCTGCACGACCTCCTTCATGTGCACATTGCTCCAGATTTGGGACATCGAAGCCTATAAGAATGTCGAAGGATATCGAACTGATGGAGGATCGAAGCATGGCCAAATCTTATGATCCGACTCCTACTCATCCCCTCGGTGgcgctgagccatccctcaaggtcaaggggGCTGAGAAGATGGGTCATCGCTATACCTCTCAGCAACGTACGCTGCGTAACACGTCTGTACAGTTTAGAAATACATTAgttcaaatataaaatcaaatcttgtaacaacttaattagtaaataaagtttGAAGTTCTTACTATGATCTGTCATGACGTAAAATCTAAATAGTCATCAGTCTTCCTAGATTGGTATGTGGCCTACTACAACTATAGCTGGTCTGGTGGACGACTTAGCTACTGTAtttataataagtaaataataaaattaaattaattaaagcatgcatataagaatttttatagttctagtgaagagtttCGGTATAGATTTCTTATCAGTCTGTCGGCCACAACATATGTGCCGATGGAGCCGCCTGTGTGTCTGATCGAATCCTGCTAGGCAGTCCGATTCTGTCAGGCCCTCTATCGCCTATCGATGTACTTCTCACTATTTTCACTGATCACAGAGGGCCTCCCATACGTCCGTCTACATCCAATGATCCCCATAGAACGTTCAGTTCGATGGTGACTGGGAACAAAATGCTTGATGACGGATTATCGTAGGCTGTGTCTCCATCTCGAAACCTACGTATGGCCATCTGCTCGAAGATCAGATAGCCAGCCTCTTCATCCTGAGGAGATAAGAATCGGTAGTAGTCCTATAAGCAGAAGCAagcgtgtattaataaatagaatacaaacctatcatacattattaaattaaatatatttgacTTATCTGAAACATCTCCCAGGCTGCATCACGTGCCCCCGACAGCCAACTGGAGAACGTGTCCACTGGCCTCAACACCAATCGTCGGATAATCCCGGTAACCACATGAGGCATGGAGTTCTCTTTAGATATaatacaaaattgattttgatcaataaatgttagactctacaatgattaaattttaaatatagtcAGTAAAGATATAATACTTACGAGCGGTTCTGAATATGGATGAGCTCTTTATCCTCCATCTGAATTAGAGGTGCTGCGAGCTAGACGCATCCTCTACGATGCCTCTATGTCTGAGAGCTAGTTGCTGCTgcatgtgactgtggggtcactggtgaccccttGTCGTCCGAActtgagagtatcaagacatcataaagaatgttatattagataataaaaaataaaataatataaaaaaaataattaaaatattagtgTTTACCATATGGTATGTGTACCATAGAATCACGTAAActggctgcatgagagctctctcctccagAGCTCCCTCTTCGACTGTGACGGCTCCGACCTCGAAAAGATATGgtctataatctctgaaaataaaaataactatgtatcatattgtaTGAACCGTGTGtcagaataaaataactatgtatcatatttatttaactatatatcatgataCCTTAACTTTATATCACGTTCATAAAAGTAATGTGCATAATTTATGACTAAAAAAAAATGAGCAATATTAGTTTGAAacataaatcagaaaaaagatATCTGACTACATCAATAAGATATTTTTGCCCAAATCTTGATGATGTATGATTCTAGTTTCCTTTCGAGCATCCTAGTTTCTGCAAGTAGTTCTTCTTCGATGAAAGATAACTTACCACAAGTATTTAACATCCGATGGAGTTTGACTTCTATCTTTGTAGCCATGcagaccaacacattatcatatattgctggatgagaatcatttttctgctgataTATTACAAATGTTAACTAATAATCTTACATAACATCTAATCTCTCTGATGAAAGATCGACATCGATTGGCGGGTCTGGGGATAGATCTGCTATGGTGCATCATCTACTGCAGATCAAGGATAACGTTACTAGAGGCATCAAGTTgatatagtaaaaataaatagatatttagacCAGTGGAGCCCCAATCCATGACTTCCTAGACTTATAGGATTCCAAGAAAATTATTATTTATGGGGGGTGTTTAAGGGAAGGCAAGTTCCAATTCATAGTGTACCAGCAAGTTGCTGCTCCAGAGCTAATGGCCtcccaaagagagaaaaaaagatgcaGGAGTCCAAACATGTAGAAGAAAAGATCAGTTCTCATTGCGTAAAATCTTCTATTTTCCTCAAAAATGGCAAGTAAAATTCATCGGCACCCATCAAGTTTGAGACATTACATGGGAACATGAAAAAAAACCCACAGTATTCTATAGAGCCATTCCCTTCAATATcgattaattaagtttgaatcatcatcagaaaaaataagaagacaaccatAAGAATGTAGTAAGCAAAATCCATTGgcacccatcaaattttagacatCATATGGGAACAAAAAAAAGAGCCCAAATAATATGTGGAGCCATtcccttcaatatctattaattaagtttgaatcatcattagaaaaaataagaaggcaatcaTAAGAATATAACAAGCAAAATCCATCGGCACCCATCAGATTTTAGACATCATATGGAAATAAGAAAAGGAGCCCATGGCAATATATGGAGCCATTCCCTTCCATatccattaattaaatttgaatcatcatcaaaaaaaataagaaggcaactatAAAAATATAACAAGCAAAATTCATCGgcatccatcagctttaagatatcatatgggtagaaaaaaaagagactgatcttttcaatatgcatttagtttggatcattatcaagaaaaataagaaaacaaccataagaatatagcaaccaaAATCTATCGACACCTATCAGCTTTAAGCTATcatataagaagaagaaaaagaggtcaTTTCCTTCAATATTCATTTAGTttagatcatcatcagaaaaaataggaatgcaaccataagaatatagccattgaaaaataaggcattgcaagtcctctgcacctttaaccaAAAGACAACACTAGCCATCGCtaatgctgtcgctaatactcATAATAGTAGGCATGCTGGTGCGAGGATGGGGCCATGGGGTAGGGGTCACAGGGCCCGACTGTGGGGTCGGGGTGGCCACAGGCGAGGTGGGGCCAAGGCGGTTGGTTTGGAGCTGCGATGTAGGAGGCACTGGCGGGGTTGGGGCAGCCACAGGCGAGGTGGGGCCAGGGCGGTGGGCTCGACACCGTGATATAGGAGGCACTGGTGGGGTCGAGGTTCGAACGGCCAAGGGTGAGGTGGGGTCGGGGTGGCTGCCTCAGGGTCATGGCGTAAGAGGTGCCGGTGAGGTCGGAGGGGCCGTGGTCAGGGCGGCTAGCTCATGACCGCGGTGTAGAAGGCATTGACGAGGTCGAGGTGGCCATAGACGAGGTGGGGCCAGAGTGGTAGGCTTAAGGCCGCGGCATAGGAGGCACCGACAGGGTTGAAATGTCAGGAAGGAGGATGTGCAGCGAGCGGAGAATGCCAGGAAGGATGCATCGGGGAGGGG
Coding sequences within it:
- the LOC105032749 gene encoding uncharacterized protein, whose amino-acid sequence is MVLFCFLVDQRRTVRSSKPAAGICSRCGGCASVADMVTATRFCCVPVYRRTWRAIICTFCGAVLKSYR